The nucleotide window TCATGCCATTTATTCATCTTTTCCTTGTCAAGAGCTGAACTTTCGTAAGCTTTAAACCTGAATTCGTCCAATTCATTTAATTGCTCTAATATTTCTTTTGAAGTTTTTGCCCAGTCCAAATTTAGAGCTTTCAATGCCTATATTGCTTTATGCTCTAGCTCGACTGGTAAGTGGCAAGATTTCCCAAAAACTAATTGATACGGCAACATACCGATTGGAGTTTTATAAGCgttgcgatatgcccatagtgcGTAATCCAACATTCGAGACCAATCAATTCGATTTACATTCACTGTCTTAGCCAAAATGCTTTGATCTCCCAGTTGGACACTTCGACTTGGCCACTTTTTTGGGGATGGTACAGTGTTGCCACTTTGTGCTTAACCCCATACTTACTCAATGCAGCTGAGAACCATTTATTACAAAAATGTGATAccccatcgctaataatagctcGCACAGTCCCAAATCTTGCAAAAATGTAGCGCTTCAAGAACTGAACAACACTTCTTCCCTCGTTCTTTGAAAGAGCAACAACTTCTACCCATTTAAACACATAATCCACAACCACCAAGATGTATTTGTTGCCAAAtgagctcacaaatgggcccatcaAATCGATTCCCTATACATCAAACAGTTCTACTTCTAGAATGGGTGTTAGAAGTAACTCGTGCCTTTTGGACACACCACCTTGCTTTTGGCATTGTGGACACCTCTTAACAAACTCATGCGCATCTTTGTATAGAGATGGCCAATAATACCCGCTTTGTAGCACCTTAGCTGTTGTCCGGACACAGCTATGATGCCCCCCAACTGGAGAAGCATGACAAGCATGCAGGATCTCGCTAGTTTCCTCTTCTTTGACACATCTTTTGATGATGTGGTCAGCACACTCTCTAAACAAATATGGCTCGTCCCACAAATATTTCTTAACATCGAATAAGAACTTCTTTTGTTGGTAAAAGTTTTGTTCATCTGGTATTAATCCGCACACCAAATAGTTTGTAAAATCAGCATACCAAGGGGGCTATGTGAGGTTTGCTGTGAATACCTGCTCATCGAGAAAAACATCCTCTATGTCGATCTCTAGCTCGTCTTTATCCTTGCCTTCCAATCTCGATAAGTGATCAACCACTTGATTTTCACAACCCCATCTATCCTTAACCTCAAAATTGAATTCTTGCAATAAAAGCACCCATCTGATCAACCTAGGCTTGGCGTCTTGCTTCTCCATTAGATAATGCAAAGCAGCGTGATCAATGTGAATAATCACCTTAGTACCTAGCAAGTATGCACGAAACTGCTCAAACGCATAAACCACTGCAAGTAATTCTTGCTCGGTAACTGTGTAGTTACGTTGAGCACTGTTTAAAGTTTTGCTTGCGTAGTAAATGGGATgaaaaagtttattttgtttctGACCCAACACTATGCCCAATGCCATGCcgcttgcatcacacattacttcaAATGGCTCTGACCAGTCATGACTAATGATGATTGGGGTGGAAATTAGTTTGTCTTTCAGGCATTTGAAAGCTACCAGACATGCATCATCAAAGCTGAAGGTTACctttttttccaaaactttgCATAGAGGAagtgcaatctttgagaagtcttcgatgaacctcctataaaaTCCAGCATGTCCCAAAAACCTTAGAACCCCCTTTACTGAAATTAGAGGCGGTAATTCCTCGATTACTTCAATATTAGCTTTGTCTACCTCCAGCCCCTTTTGTGATACTTTGTGACCAAGCACAATTCCTTCCTTGACCATGAAGTGACACTTTTCCCAATTTAAGACTAAATGGGTCTCGACATACCTTTGAAGAACTTGGCCTAAGTGCTCTAAGCATTCTGCAAATGAGTCACCCACAActgagaaatcatccataaatacttCCATTGAGTCTTCCACCATATCAGCAAAGATGGATAGCATGCAGCGTTGAAACATAGCTAGGACATTACATAATCCGAATGGCATTCGTTTGAAGGTGAAAGTACCATATGGACATGTAAAAGTTGTTTTCTCTTGATCCTCCGGAGCAATGGAGATTTGGTTATAGCCCGAGTACCATCCAAAAAGCAATACCATCCTCTTTCAGATAGTCAGTCAAGTATTTGTTCCATAAATGGCATGGGAAATGATCATTTTCAGTCCATGCGTTTAGCTTCCGATagtccatgcaaactctccatcctGTCACCGGTCGTAAAGATACTACTCTCCTTTTTCGTTAGGAACAACCGTGACTCCACCTTTTTTTGGTACActgtagcgaccctaaaaatagataggtgaaactagagcctaacgtatgaatttttaaagtttaagcataaattggaagtagtcacttttggaaaaaaagttcaaaatctggaaattcggccaagtgtggaaatcagtgagttttggccaactttgagcagtcataactcctagatcaggatgatccaggagtagttccagttatgtttggaaagcccttggaatgatctttccaacgccaccgagtttgctcgattccgagttcgtatgagcgagttatgccctttgaaagttgggcagttggcaaggagtccgtccggaaatttaagggcattttggtcttttcacaaatcttttcttttgaggttatattattgtgttaggctgattgtggatcattttgttccattttaaaagagtNNNNNNNNNNNNNNNNNNNNNNNNNNNNNNNNNNNNNNNNNNNNNNNNNNNNNNNNNNNNNNNNNNNNNNNNNNNNNNNNNNNNNNNNNNNNNNNNNNNNNNNNNNNNNNNNNNNNNNNNNNNNNNNNNNNNNNNNNNNNNNNNNNNNNNNNNNNNNNNNNNNNNNNNNNNNNNNNNNNNNNNNNNNNNNNNNNNNNNNNNNNNNNNNNNNNNNNNNNNNNNNNNNNNNNNNNNNNNNNNNNNNNNNNNNNNNNNNNNNNNNNNNNNNNNNNNNNNNNNNNNNNNNNNNNNNNNNNNNNNNNNNNNNNNNNNNNNNNNNNNNNNNNNNNNNNNNNNNNNNNNNNNNNNNNNNNNNNNNNNNNNNNNNNNNNNNNNNNNNNNNNNNNNNNNNNNNNNNNNNNNNNNNNNNNNNNNNNNNNNNNNNNNNNNNNNNNNNNNNNNNNNNNNNNNNNNNNNNNNNNNNNNNNNNNNNNNNNNNNNNNNNNNNNNNNNNNNNNNNNNNNNNNNNNNNNNNNNNNNNNNNNNNNNNNNNNNNNNNNNNNNNNNNNNNNNNNNNNNNNNNNNNNNNNNNNNNNNNNNNNNNNNNNNNNNNNNNNNNNNNNNNNNNNNNNNNNNNNNNNNNNNNNNNNNNNNNNNNNNNNNNNNNNNNNNNNNNNNNNNNNNNNNNNNNNNNNNNNNNNNNNNNNNNNNNNNNNNNNNNNNNNNNNNNNNNNNNNNNNNNNNNNNNNNNNNNNNNNNNNNNNNNNNNNNNNNNNNNNNNNNNNNNNNNNNNNNNNNNNNNNNNNNNNNNNNNNNNNNNNNNNNNNNNNNNNNNNNNNNNNNNNNNNNNNNNNNNNNNNNNNNNNNNNNNNNNNNNNNNNNNNNNNNNNNNNNNNNNNNNNNNNNNNNNNNNNNNNNNNNNNNNNNNNNNNNNNNNNNNNNNNNNNNNNNNNNNNNNNNNNNNNNNNNNNNNNNNNNNNNNNNNNNNNNNNNNNNNNNNNNNNNNNNNNNNNNNNNNNNNNNNNNNNNNNNNNNNNNNNNNNNNNNNNNNNNNNNNNNNNNNNNNNNNNNNNNNNNNNNNNNNNNNNNNNNNNNNNNNNNNNNNNNNNNNNNNNNNNNNNNNNNNNNNNNNNNNNNNNNNNNNNNNNNNNNNNNNNNNNNNNNNNNNNNNNNNNNNNNNNNNNNNNNNNNNNNNNNNNNNNNNNNNNNNNNNNNNNNNNNNNNNNNNNNNNNNNNNNNNNNNNNNNNNNNNNNNNNNNNNNNNNNNNNNNNNNNNNNNNNNNNNNNNNNNNNNNNNNNNNNNNNNNNNNNNNNNNNNNNNNNNNNNNNNNNNNNNNNNNNNNNNNNNNNNNNNNNNNNNNNNNNNNNNNNNNNNNNNNNNNNNNNNNNNNNNNNNNNNNNNNNNNNNNNNNNNNNNNNNNNNNNNNNNNNNNNNNNNNNNNNNNNNNNNNNNNNNNNNNNNNNNNNNNNNNNNNNNNNNNNNNNNNNNNNNNNNNNNNNNNNNNNNNNNNNNNNNNNNNNNNNNNNNNNNNNNNNNNNNNNNNNNNNNNNNNNNNNNNNNNNNNNNNNNNNNNNNNNNNNNNNNNNNNNNNNNNNNNNNNNNNNNNNNNNNNNNNNNNNNNNNNNNNNNNNNNNNNNNNNNNNNNNNNNNNNNNNNNNNNNNNNNNNNNNNNNNNNNNNNNNNNNNNNNNNNNNNNNNNNNNNNNNNNNNNNNNNNNNNNNNNNNNNNNNNNNNNNNNNNNNNNNNNNNNNNNNNNNNNNNNNNNNNNNNNNNNNNNNNNNNNNNNNNNNNNNNNNNNNNNNNNNNNNNNNNNNNNNNNNNNNNNNNNNNNNNNNNNNNNNNNNNNNNNNNNNNNNNNNNNNNNNNNNNNNNNNNNNNNNNNNNNNNNNNNNNNNNNNNNNNNNNNNNNNNNNNNNNNNNNNNNNNNNNNNNNNNNNNNNNNNNNNNNNNNNNNNNNNNNNNNNNcttgaagaggttgtatgggcggtcacttcttgtctcactcaagtgtgtcttaaggttatattaggtagaggtcctacgGTAATGAAATGGtgtgtgttcttttaaagttaagcatgggttgtatatgaatatatgttgagtatgtatattgttggctatggttttatatgtgaacattgacttgtattatgtctcttatacttgtgaagtgaaggttttatcaaaataatatgaaagcatttattccttgtaaatgtccgttttGGCATGttcttgcatggtcatcatacttagtacttaattgtgctaattccatatttctctattttctacaagtgtaggttccggcaagtgagcgGGTTTTGTAGTGACTTGGGATTTGAAGTTCTTCCTAGattttgtggtatgtcctcatatgtcgagggcaagacttttctattctagttttcTGATAAgattcttgtaatagacttaatagacttcttttgattgtaaaggggcgtgtccctagtatgttttcacgtttatgtctaagatggctaagagacttagtattccgcttgtgtacttttgaatgatgttttaaaagtgacctttgagtcttatgggattttatttaaagagttcttaattccgcactattttacatatctaatgtgatgaatgctaagggcttgtatgaggcctccgagaggtcgaatacgcatgttacgacttggggatGCTTTTGGGTTGTGACATACACATTGCACTGGACTGACCCATTTGTTATCTACAATAGGGTAGATCACTCCTGCGTCCAACCACTTTATtatctcctttttcaccacTTCTTGCATTGGTGAGTTTAATCTTCGTTGATGTTCAACACTCGGTTTACAATCACTATCAAGCTGAATTTTATGTGTGCAAAGGCCTGGAGGAATCACCACTATATCAGCGATCGTCCAACCGATGTCTTTTATATACCTTTTTAGAACTTCAAGGAGAAAATTTACTTGCCAATCAGTTAAGTCAGTCGCAATAATTACCAGCAAGGTGTTATTTGTGCCTAAGAAAGCGTACTGGAGGTGCGAAGGTAATACCTTAAGATCGAGACTTAATGGTTCTTCAGTTGACTGTTTGGCGGGAGGGctttctcaattttttaagTCGATGTTCAATTTAATCGGAATCTTTGTGAATACCCCTTTACTTGAAATGCGGCTACAACTTCATTTTGGCTCTGAACCTCGAACTCTTCTTTGTTAGCCCACGCGACTTCAAAGGGTTCTTTGCTACACATTAAATGACTCACATTAGCCACAGCCTTGTCAATCACATCGTCAGTTGAGATTACATGAATGTCACTCGGGTATCTCATTGATTTGCACACGTTAAAGGTGACTTCATCATCATTGACccaaaattttaattcctcggtcTCGACATCCACCAGTGCTCTCCCAGTTGCCAAGAATGGTCTTCCCAAGATTATGGGAATTTCGGCATCTATGTCACAGTCGAGTATGACAAAATCGACCAGAAAAATGAATCTGTCAACCTTAACCAGAATGTCATAAAGTATCCCCACTGGATGTTTGATCGATCTGTCAGCCATCAGGAGTCTCATAGTTGTAGCATGCGGTTCATCCTGCCCGAGTTGTTTATAAATAGCATATGGCATTAGATTTATACTTGCTCCCAGATCGCATAAGGCGTTTACGAACTTGAAAAATCCTATGGTGCACGGTATGGTGAATGCCCCCAGGATCATCTTTCTTTTCGAGTAACTCCTTCGACATAATTGCACTACAAATGTGGGAGACTTTGATCGTCTCAAAATCCAAGCTCCTTTTTTTGTGACTAACTCCTTCATGAATTTGGCGTAACCCGgcatttccaacaatgcttcAACTAGAGGGAGATTAATCGATAAGGTCTGGAATACCGATAGAAACTTCTTGAACCTTTCATCCTCATTCTTTTTCTTGAGGCATTGAGGAAATAGAAGAGGTATCTTGGCTAAAGGTAGTTTGGTGTTTAGGCATGGCTTGTGTTTCTCCACATCAATTTGTAGCTCCCTTATGATGTCTTGTGGGATGGTTATTTCCTCGGCCTCCATATCTTTGCTTGCAGTTGGCAAGTACACTTCCTCATTTCTCATCATATCACCTTTCACTTCTTTTCCGCTCCGAGTGACAACGGCCTACCCTCTATCTTCCTCATCTGTCTCCATCTTTTGTTTCAATTGTACTGTAAGTAAACTCAATTGACCTTCAAGGGTTTTGATTACATCTATGTGTGAGTTTACTTTATTGTTCAAGGATGAGAAATCGTCTTTCATTCCTTTCAATAAATCATCTGAGCGTTCAACTTTGTCAAGGATGCGTGAAAGCAACTCATTCATTCGGGAACTACTTGCACTCCCCCTTGATTTTGGGATCTCACTTGAGTGAGTGTGATTCTCTTCATATTCATCCTCTTTTCTCCAATAATCACTCTGCTCAGGCAAATCTTGATGGCACTTCCATTGTTCAACTTTTTATAAtggttccaaccttgatttccacccCGCTGCTAATAGCGTAGGTAGAAACCCTCCTCACATCTTctggagttccaaccttgattctccccaGTCTTTGTATAGCTTGGGGATGAACCCTCCTCAACTTTGAACATTCCACATGTTCCCTTCATATGCTACTGTAGAACTTCCATCTGAGtcaacatcttcttgatgttttcaTCCCTCTCTTTCTCTTTGTCTAATTGCTCTTGTGTTAGTCTAAAGTGTAATGGGGAAACGTGATCATCTTTTGTATACCATGCTTGATTTATTCTAGTCATGTCGTCTAGAAGAAATGAAGCCACCTCAAATGTTTGTAACTTATTCCTCCTCGTACCAACTGATCAGCCACTCATTTATTAACCGAATCAAGGCTCCGGTAGAAATATTGAAGTAGCAAATCGGTTGGTagcccatgagttgggcatttaaGTAAGAGCTTCTTGAATCTCACCCATGCTTCATGGAGTGGTTCCCCTTCCCTTTGCTTGAACCCTTGGATTTCATCTCTAAGCTTCATCATTTTTTATGGAGGAAAAAAATTTGTGTTAAATGCTATGACCAGTTCCTCCCATGATGTGATGGATTTTTTTTGTAACTCGGTTAACCACTTGCTTGCTTCTCCTTTCACAGACAATGGGAATAATCGCAGCCGAATTGACTCTTCTGACAGATTCTTGAACGATAAAGGGTTGCACGCTTCCACAAAGCTTCATATATGTTCATGTGAATCTTCATGCTCTAACCCTCCATATAAGCCTCTTGAATGTATGAGCTGGAATGTCACAGTAGTAACTTCAAACATTGTATTTCCGTTAGCTTGTAGCATGCGAATTGCACCCATCTCACCCATGTGGGGAGGGTTATAAACACTATTAACATCATCGATGTCATAACAATGAAGAACACCATCCGTTGGATGGCCTGCTTGGCAACTATTTTCCCTGTCTGCACTCATATGTCCTATTGTGACACACAAACACTCAAAGCAAAACTGAAAGTTAAGTGAGTAGAACTACAACTATCAAgaaccaaattttttttactaaattaagagttctcaaataacaccactccctagctgcggcgccattttgatgtttgtgtaatcaagacacaacttctgatgcaaatgtctacgatcgtacaatagtttagtaacccaaccaagggttggatcgttcccaagggagtggttttgagaattaatagaaaaataaaatttagttctaaataatcatagctaaagacattaacgattaaaaacattgtaaattaaaggggcacataagagtgtcaattaacaatggggggttttgtcacaagtatggTAAATGCAGCAAATTAAACAAGGATTtttaagtaatgagaggggatccttgggatgttacgggaatacgggttaagctagattattgggtacatgctttcgatagaagattcatacaaataattgtgactaggctaaactttaagggggataagctctatctcgagcaacttaccctgtttcaaatgcgttcctctcgaaCATCCACTtaccgcatgaagaccagcctacgccttaaaccactcactctctcgagctgagtgtgtgggaatgagactaggattcactctctagagatgaacctcatgtcgacccactcccatcagccatcaatttagtagttttagttttacgacctctctcttgagcaagccgaaaacacataaataaacttgtatttgcaactataaattcattaaattcatccacaactactaaacaaaatcacaattaaactagattaaactatcagcaagcaagacccaacaattatcttaacccatattcgctaaatcacaccccaagaattgagggttttagccacacatgtataagagatagaaatttataccaaattgatcTCGCATTCAattgggtatgaagatttaagtcttgatacaggccaaaattgaagaatctaagagacccaaatccaaatcttaaagatgaaaccctttggatcttcaagtcttcaaaacccactaaaacttagagcaaaaatatcaaaaagtactattctatatgaaaattataataattttacgaCACTTAAacctacaactctaactagtatttatagttttcacagatttgtgctgcatCACATCACTCATcgtcgttagtcggaatcgccgatcaactcagTGATTCGCCCGTTGGTGTAGTTTATCTCCTTCTTAcaccagccttcagcatcgtcgtgctctgggtcattaggtgacatggtactgcttcgtggaacttctcggcgatgcgtcgactgctccctttttctgctgacttgatcctttccttcagggctcagcacactggaacaaaaggcgaagtaagacccttcaaTGATTCGCCAAGTGGAATCATCGATCCTCAGgctttcatttcttcgttctttttatCCTtctcgttcctttttgcaacgtagtgtccatgctttccttcaaacttcaagtacctgaaacttaagggtcttcatcagatattgagataaaataagcatttgaggacacaatatctattaaaatatagccctatatgagtccaatttgtggactcatcacctttgcactcagccccattacaagccttggaaagacctttttgatcgtgagtgagctgaaacaattgttAATTGAAAAATACGGGTAaccctatgggtgaaagcatgtattgtgttcttctttgtgagactgagcattgcatttgattctgaaactttaaattattaaaccattgtgtgtgaatatggaatcattctttgtgtaaGGGCATTTGAATACATTTGTTGAGCtcgaacttgcatttgaagcaagtatagtgagtttcagaatctttgataatggtgtgtcacaacttaagtctttaagtATACAATTAATccttgtgtacattcatgattgagtcttgtgtagcactgtttcagaaatcctttttgaactgctgaaatttagttttacttgaggacaagcaaaagtttaagttgggggttttgatgagtccacaatttggactcaattagggctatattttaatagaattagtgtcctcaaatgcatattttgtctcaataactaatgtaaacccttaagtttcaggtatttggattgagagaCAAAGCTTGGATGCtatcaagaaaaaaaggaacaaagcggcTGAAAGAACAGAGAAAAGACttcctgaggatcgcctaatccaCTAGGTGAGTCACTGAAAGGTCCTAAATCCCGCCGAatgttctagtgtgctgagTCCTGAAGGAGAAGGTCAAGTCTGCGATGAAAAGGAGCAATCGGTGCGTCACCGAGCAGTTTCGCAAAGCAACACTCTATCGTCCAATGCCTCAAAACACAAGAATGTTGAAGGCAAAAGCAGAAATGGGATGAACAAGACCAAAAGGCGGATTGCCAAGTGTGTAGGCGATCCCAACTAATTGCGCCTAATGGTCCTTCGCagtacaaattttcaaacactataaatagttgttttaaatttctagcttaGTATCACTTCTATTATTCAAACTTTTTACAATTTTTGGGAGAGTttaagttttagagggttttggagacttttttctaagaccttgaagattcaaagggtttcaactccaagatatTGAACGTGGGTCTcaaagattcttcactcttgatgtgttttaagacttaattcttcatacccattttatGGAAACTCaaattggtataaatttttatctcttttacatgtctagctaaaaccccaattctaggggtgtgattttgtgaatggGCTAAATTATCTGttaggtcttgcttgttgatggtgtATTTGTTgcttaaatgtgatttcgtttagtagttgtgtatgaacttaatgggattgtagttgcaaatacgatttcattttagtgattttggcgCCCAAGTCTGCGTCACGGAGAGAACGCGGACTCCactgtttcaaaaattatttttcgaccaaatattataattcatctCTGCGTCACGGACTTGATCTCCGAACAGTGTTTTTAAATCGTTTCTCATTAATAACTATCTAAAACTCATTTAATCATCACGATATCCTTCATATCgtaaatcataaccttgaattcataattcaaattaaaggtaGATTTAAGaattaagtcttgagagttctttcgagtcattttgagaagtctttttacaatcctttaaaacttgttttagcACTTGAACATTTGAGTTGAGGAcaagtagagttgagttcaatttctttaaaatgatatatgggaactaagtattctcaagatcaaatgtttttacatttaagatgagaggaaacaccgatttccaaaagagttcatgagcAGTTTTAAGTACTATCTCTTTTCAGAGAaactttttgagtaataatctcaaagttgaggaagaggaaatattttctttaaaacataatgagctaagttatatttcgggagtagtattgagcattgaTGTGGGGGAGAGCCctaacaactcacaacccccataaaccatgtagccaacgtgggtataaaaggtcatactttttagatgatttcttattgatttttaagcatagactagtggatccacttagttgaggagttctatacccccggataaagtataggatagttctagTAGCGTGGGctagacgatgtatcatcacatagctcataatgatggttgtcggtagagtattttgtatttttatatacaaactgagttattattgtatttttaaatacattgaggtGCTATTACTGTTTTACATGCTTTATAAAAATTGCACTTTTATTGTCATTTTAtattgcattgagttgagtatccNNNNNNNNNNNNNNNNNNNNNNNNNNNNNNNNNNNNNNNNNNNNNNNNNNNNNNNNNNNNNNNNNNNNNNNNNNNNNNNNNNNNNNNNNNNNNNNNNNNNGTTTCTTTATGTAAGATATgtattatatttgaattattcttagaAGTATATCTCCctaaatataaagaaattaaagaattttatatattcataaGTAAAGTGATCAAAAGGACATTTATCAAGTAACTATATATTATGTTTAATTATTCATATTTAGTAAGGATTCAAATtagattttattaataaataaagaatgaaactaaaaaaggaaaaaagataaaG belongs to Solanum stenotomum isolate F172 chromosome 1, ASM1918654v1, whole genome shotgun sequence and includes:
- the LOC125848802 gene encoding uncharacterized protein LOC125848802 translates to MMRNEEVYLPTASKDMEAEEITIPQDIIRELQIDVEKHKPCLNTKLPLAKIPLLFPQCLKKKNEDERFKKFLSVFQTLSINLPLVEALLEMPGYAKFMKELVTKKGAWILRRSKSPTFVVQLCRRSYSKRKMILGAFTIPCTIGFFKFVNALCDLGASINLMPYAIYKQLGQDEPHATTMRLLMADRSIKHPVGILYDILVKVDRFIFLVDFVILDCDIDAEIPIILGRPFLATGRALVDVETEELKFWVNDDEVTFNVCKSMRYPSDIHVISTDDVIDKAVANVSHLMCSKEPFEVAWANKEEFEVQSQNEVVAAFQVKGYSQRFRLN